In a single window of the Chondrocystis sp. NIES-4102 genome:
- a CDS encoding deoxyribonuclease V: MQLEIGNLHPWVKNVAEAKAIQEQLRQKVIVSDCLGEVKYVAGIDVGFEDNYAFSKAAVVVLSYPQLELVETAIAQRIPTAFPYVPGYLSFREIPPILEALAQLKTTPDLILCDGQGIAHPRRLGLASHLGVLLDLPTIGVAKSLFIGKHEPVAMDKGSWQPLIDQGETIGVVLRSRTQVKPIYVSIGHKISLPTAINYVMGCITKYRLPETTRWADKLASSRK, translated from the coding sequence ATGCAATTGGAAATTGGTAATCTTCATCCCTGGGTAAAAAATGTTGCTGAAGCTAAAGCAATTCAGGAGCAATTAAGACAAAAAGTGATTGTTTCAGATTGTCTTGGGGAGGTTAAATACGTTGCTGGGATAGATGTGGGGTTTGAAGATAATTATGCTTTTTCTAAAGCAGCCGTTGTGGTACTAAGTTATCCTCAATTAGAATTAGTCGAAACCGCGATCGCCCAACGCATCCCAACTGCTTTTCCCTATGTACCTGGTTATCTCTCTTTTCGCGAAATTCCTCCTATCCTCGAAGCGTTAGCACAATTAAAAACTACACCTGATTTGATTTTATGCGATGGACAGGGTATAGCCCATCCCCGTCGTTTGGGGTTAGCTTCTCATTTGGGAGTTTTACTTGATTTGCCAACCATTGGAGTAGCTAAATCTCTATTTATTGGCAAGCATGAACCAGTAGCTATGGATAAGGGTAGTTGGCAACCATTAATTGATCAAGGTGAAACTATTGGGGTAGTATTGCGATCGCGTACTCAAGTTAAACCTATTTATGTATCTATTGGACATAAAATATCTTTACCCACAGCGATTAATTATGTGATGGGTTGTATTACTAAATATCGCTTGCCAGAAACTACTAGATGGGCAGATAAGTTAGCTTCTTCTAGGAAATAA
- a CDS encoding dihydropteroate synthase: MFRVITPGFQAEYSRWTDALNKANSLMPECKGLFKDIRIYYGDNLIWIYSRSHKYPQYIGAGIYDKLAKLFIVEALEAEQDDQSSTTETQ, from the coding sequence ATGTTTCGTGTGATTACTCCTGGTTTCCAGGCAGAATATAGTCGTTGGACAGATGCTTTAAATAAGGCTAATTCCTTGATGCCTGAGTGCAAAGGTTTATTTAAAGATATACGCATTTATTATGGCGATAATTTAATCTGGATTTATAGCCGTTCTCATAAATACCCTCAGTATATAGGAGCAGGTATTTACGATAAATTAGCTAAATTATTTATTGTCGAAGCCTTAGAAGCAGAGCAAGATGATCAATCATCTACCACTGAAACACAATAG
- the ndhD2_2 gene encoding NADH dehydrogenase subunit 4, protein MVAQFPWLTTIIVLPLLAALAIPLIPDKEGKIVRWYALGIGIADFILMGFAFWKNYDPSNTQFQLAENYTWIPQLGVSWAVSVDGISAPLVLLAGFVTTLAMLSAWQVDRKPRLFYFLMLLLYSAQIGVFVAQDLLLFFIMWELELVPVYLLVSIWGGSKRRYAATKFLLYTAAASIFILVAGLGMAFYGDNFTFDIAALALKDYPLALELPLYAGLLIAFGVKLAIFPFHTWLPDAHGEASAPVSMILAGVLLKMGGYGLIRFNMELLTDAHIYFAPLLMTLGVINIIYGGFTSFGQTNMKRRLAYSSVSHMGFVLLGIASFTDIGTSGAMLQMLSHGLIAAVLFFLTGVTYDRTHTLFMDRMDGIALVMPKVFALFTAGAMASLALPGMSGFASEIAVFLGVISNDVYNPTFSTVIVFLAAVGIIMTPIYLLSMLRLVFYNSNEALACDIDKAKQKKPTNEPAVCFGNSCVLPGEAPFNDATPREIFIAACFLIMILGIGIYPKLTTQMYDAKTVALNANVLHSQVVIAQQRHSDSIQLSSSSLLNIE, encoded by the coding sequence ATGGTGGCTCAATTTCCCTGGCTTACCACAATTATCGTTTTACCTTTGCTCGCTGCCCTAGCGATCCCCCTCATTCCCGATAAGGAAGGTAAAATAGTTCGTTGGTACGCCCTTGGTATCGGTATTGCAGATTTTATATTAATGGGTTTTGCCTTTTGGAAAAATTACGATCCTAGTAATACTCAATTCCAATTAGCTGAAAATTATACTTGGATTCCCCAATTAGGCGTAAGCTGGGCTGTTTCAGTAGATGGTATTTCCGCGCCCTTAGTTTTACTTGCAGGATTTGTCACTACTTTAGCAATGCTTTCTGCTTGGCAGGTAGATAGAAAGCCTCGTTTATTCTACTTCCTAATGTTATTGCTATATTCAGCCCAAATAGGAGTATTTGTTGCTCAAGACTTATTATTATTCTTTATCATGTGGGAACTAGAACTAGTTCCTGTATACTTACTAGTTTCAATTTGGGGTGGATCAAAAAGACGTTATGCAGCCACCAAATTCTTACTTTATACCGCAGCAGCTTCTATATTTATCCTAGTTGCAGGATTAGGCATGGCTTTCTATGGTGATAACTTCACCTTTGACATAGCTGCACTTGCCTTAAAAGATTATCCTCTAGCTTTAGAATTACCTCTGTATGCAGGGTTACTAATTGCCTTTGGAGTAAAACTTGCAATATTTCCTTTCCATACATGGCTACCCGATGCTCATGGTGAAGCCTCTGCCCCTGTATCAATGATTTTGGCAGGAGTACTTTTAAAAATGGGTGGTTATGGTTTAATTCGCTTCAACATGGAATTATTAACCGATGCTCATATCTATTTTGCGCCATTACTAATGACTTTAGGAGTTATTAACATTATATATGGTGGGTTTACCTCTTTCGGTCAAACCAACATGAAGCGTCGTTTAGCCTATTCCTCCGTTTCCCATATGGGATTTGTGCTTTTAGGTATTGCTTCCTTTACCGATATAGGTACTAGTGGTGCAATGCTACAAATGTTATCCCACGGGTTGATCGCTGCGGTGCTTTTCTTCCTCACAGGTGTAACTTACGATCGCACCCATACTTTATTTATGGATCGAATGGATGGCATAGCTTTAGTAATGCCTAAAGTTTTTGCTTTATTTACCGCAGGGGCGATGGCTTCTTTGGCTTTACCTGGAATGAGTGGTTTTGCTAGTGAAATCGCGGTATTTCTCGGTGTAATTAGTAATGATGTTTATAATCCTACGTTTTCGACAGTAATTGTGTTTTTAGCTGCCGTAGGAATCATTATGACTCCTATTTATTTATTATCAATGCTTAGATTGGTATTTTACAATTCCAATGAGGCTTTAGCCTGCGATATAGATAAAGCTAAACAGAAAAAACCAACTAATGAGCCTGCGGTTTGTTTTGGAAATAGTTGTGTACTACCAGGAGAAGCTCCTTTTAATGATGCTACCCCCAGAGAAATTTTTATCGCAGCTTGTTTTCTAATAATGATTCTCGGTATAGGTATCTATCCTAAACTGACAACCCAAATGTATGATGCTAAGACAGTTGCCCTCAATGCAAATGTTCTTCATTCCCAAGTGGTAATTGCTCAACAAAGACATTCAGATTCAATACAACTAAGTAGCTCTAGTTTATTAAACATCGAATAA
- a CDS encoding acylphosphatase, which yields MKKIRAIVSGKVQGVSYRMYTQAQARQLGVLGYVRNLSNGDVEIIAVGNAQAVDALMEWANSGSPSAIVNHVDIKPITDVEDFNDFAIRY from the coding sequence GTGAAAAAAATTAGAGCCATAGTTTCAGGTAAAGTTCAAGGGGTAAGTTATAGAATGTATACCCAAGCGCAAGCTCGACAATTGGGAGTTTTAGGATACGTGCGCAATTTAAGTAATGGAGATGTGGAGATTATAGCAGTAGGAAACGCGCAGGCTGTAGACGCATTAATGGAATGGGCAAACTCAGGCTCACCCTCGGCTATAGTTAATCATGTAGACATAAAGCCAATAACTGATGTGGAAGATTTTAACGATTTTGCTATACGCTACTGA
- the phrB gene encoding deoxyribodipyrimidine photolyase yields the protein MTIDRIIRGNEQSILVDGAYVLVVLNRALRSEDNPVIDAAIAHASQLNLGILVYSEVDETVDYACERIFYFILGAYRELAIALKKKKIKCVQVIKKAEDEDILQLLTSKAAVIYTDEDYTHWDRAKIQRILDVACQTVFLVDASRLVPIRQLPTNLKTTPEFRKAHNKLRDTYFAQYKAVNEEQLIALDPVKDLPIEHNFAHYSDHDLENLLKQCNINHDIKISALHPPTQAEINKRLAIVKTKIVAKYKWIRNNPALEYSTSQLSPYLHFGMISPQQVLAEIESSDIPKSYTWKFRDELLTWREWFHYQAFYNPNLHCYDSLPDDAKETLLDHADDPRPDLCSFEDIIQGRTSDRTWNAAQREWLNTGWLHNNLRMYWAKQILRFTKTPQQAWDIACYLNDHISLDGCDPATYGSIRWAFGDGKPGYSEKPIYGKVSPKSDRAILNREGMKQWIETRTSDLC from the coding sequence ATGACAATAGATAGAATTATCAGAGGCAATGAGCAGTCGATTTTAGTAGATGGTGCTTATGTTTTAGTTGTGCTAAACAGAGCCTTGAGGAGCGAAGATAATCCAGTTATAGATGCAGCGATCGCCCATGCCAGTCAACTAAACCTGGGTATATTAGTTTATAGCGAAGTTGATGAGACAGTCGATTATGCTTGTGAACGTATATTTTATTTTATTCTTGGTGCATATAGAGAGCTGGCGATCGCCCTAAAGAAAAAGAAAATTAAATGTGTACAGGTAATTAAAAAAGCTGAAGATGAAGACATATTACAACTACTTACTTCTAAAGCAGCAGTTATCTACACCGATGAAGATTACACTCACTGGGATAGAGCTAAAATTCAACGAATATTAGATGTTGCTTGTCAGACTGTATTTTTAGTAGATGCGTCTAGACTTGTACCCATTAGGCAATTACCGACAAATCTTAAAACCACTCCAGAGTTTAGAAAGGCACATAATAAGTTGAGAGATACTTATTTTGCCCAATACAAAGCAGTTAATGAAGAGCAATTAATAGCTCTTGATCCAGTAAAAGATCTACCTATCGAACATAACTTTGCTCATTACAGCGATCATGATTTAGAAAACTTATTGAAGCAATGCAATATCAACCACGACATAAAAATCTCGGCACTTCATCCCCCCACTCAAGCAGAAATCAATAAGCGTCTTGCTATCGTCAAAACCAAAATTGTCGCTAAATATAAGTGGATTAGAAACAATCCTGCCTTAGAATACTCAACCTCACAACTATCGCCATATCTCCATTTTGGTATGATTAGTCCCCAGCAGGTTTTAGCAGAGATTGAATCATCTGATATTCCTAAAAGTTATACTTGGAAATTTCGCGATGAATTGCTTACTTGGCGTGAATGGTTTCATTATCAGGCTTTTTACAATCCTAATCTACATTGCTATGATTCCTTACCCGATGATGCCAAAGAAACACTTTTAGATCATGCTGATGATCCTAGACCTGATCTTTGTAGCTTTGAAGATATTATACAGGGTCGTACGAGCGATCGCACTTGGAATGCTGCTCAACGGGAATGGTTAAATACAGGTTGGCTACATAACAATTTAAGAATGTACTGGGCAAAACAAATTCTACGGTTTACCAAAACTCCACAACAAGCCTGGGATATAGCCTGTTATCTTAATGATCATATCTCCCTAGATGGCTGCGATCCTGCTACCTATGGCTCAATTAGATGGGCTTTCGGTGATGGTAAACCAGGATATAGTGAAAAACCTATTTACGGTAAAGTATCCCCCAAAAGCGATCGCGCTATTTTAAACAGAGAAGGTATGAAACAATGGATTGAAACTAGAACTTCAGACTTGTGTTAG
- a CDS encoding peptidoglycan glycosyltransferase — MSKLKFLQDKKLAKSHHTNKGRQTNQLILRLFLVWGFLVIGAIGLAARLYYLQIIDPVIVYKQAPEGKKLTQIAQDQQTTKLKFYIPRRQIVDRQQNVLATDRIVYTLYVHPFLFKRNSQEVPAEEIAQKLSEILGTHTPQELVDIFSKQSGGILLAEDLSESTKEKIAALQIDGLDLMQNYKRFYPHREMVAEVTGYVNRDNTRTPQAGVEYTQNKLLERQPVSWKIKRSFNHNGSVFYPGNYPRSQQLFNFDDLRLELTIDLRIQQIARNALKKQMKQYKAKRGTVIVMDVRDGAIAALVSEPTYDPNTYYQTKDFGLFKNWAITDLYEPGSTFKPINIALALDAGVITPEDTFNDTGTIKIQDKIISNHDYEKVGAPGKVTLTEILQHSSNVGMIKIMERLEPLDYYRDLQKLGIEDNLEFDLPGYTPGRLKNEVEFTVGEVERANTAFGQGLSLTPIKLIQLNAALANNGKLITPHLVRGLSDYQGYLHYSQPSNGKQVFSPKNSHTVLKMMEKVVEAGSGEAAKIPGYRIAGKTGTSEKANNQGGYDLEAKITSFVGIFPVEAPRYAILAVVDEPHGKYTFGSTVAAPIVGTVIQGIINVEGIPPSRKQK, encoded by the coding sequence ATGAGCAAATTAAAGTTTCTACAAGACAAAAAATTAGCTAAATCTCATCATACTAACAAAGGCAGACAAACCAATCAATTAATTTTGCGGTTGTTTTTAGTGTGGGGATTTTTAGTTATCGGCGCAATAGGTTTAGCTGCAAGGCTGTATTATTTACAAATAATTGATCCTGTAATTGTCTACAAACAAGCCCCTGAAGGGAAAAAACTAACTCAAATAGCCCAAGATCAGCAAACTACTAAACTAAAATTTTATATCCCTCGTCGCCAAATAGTAGATCGGCAACAAAATGTTTTAGCAACAGATCGAATCGTTTATACTTTATATGTCCATCCTTTCTTATTTAAAAGAAATTCCCAAGAAGTACCAGCAGAGGAAATAGCTCAAAAGTTATCAGAAATTTTAGGTACTCATACGCCTCAAGAACTTGTAGACATTTTTAGTAAACAATCTGGGGGAATTTTACTGGCAGAGGATTTATCAGAATCTACCAAAGAAAAAATAGCAGCTTTGCAAATTGATGGCTTAGATTTAATGCAAAATTATAAGCGTTTTTATCCCCATAGGGAGATGGTAGCAGAAGTAACGGGATATGTTAATCGCGACAATACTCGTACTCCCCAGGCTGGAGTAGAATACACCCAAAATAAACTATTAGAACGTCAACCAGTTAGCTGGAAAATAAAACGTAGTTTTAATCATAATGGATCAGTATTTTATCCTGGAAATTATCCGCGATCGCAACAGTTATTTAACTTCGATGATTTACGTTTAGAATTAACCATTGATCTACGTATCCAACAAATAGCCCGTAATGCCCTTAAAAAGCAAATGAAGCAATATAAGGCAAAACGAGGTACGGTAATAGTTATGGATGTCCGTGATGGCGCGATCGCAGCTTTGGTTTCTGAACCTACTTACGATCCTAATACTTATTATCAAACTAAAGACTTTGGATTATTTAAAAATTGGGCAATTACCGATCTTTATGAACCAGGTTCAACTTTCAAACCGATTAATATTGCTTTAGCCTTAGATGCAGGAGTGATCACCCCAGAAGACACTTTTAACGACACAGGCACAATAAAAATTCAGGATAAAATTATTAGTAATCATGATTATGAGAAAGTAGGGGCGCCAGGTAAGGTGACTCTTACAGAAATCTTGCAACATTCTAGTAATGTGGGCATGATTAAAATCATGGAAAGGCTTGAACCACTAGATTATTATCGAGATTTACAAAAGTTAGGCATCGAAGATAATCTTGAATTTGATTTACCTGGTTACACTCCTGGCAGATTAAAAAATGAGGTAGAATTTACTGTTGGTGAGGTTGAACGAGCTAATACAGCTTTTGGTCAAGGTTTATCCTTAACTCCCATTAAACTAATCCAACTCAATGCAGCCTTAGCTAATAATGGTAAACTGATTACTCCCCACTTAGTCCGAGGTTTGTCCGACTATCAAGGTTATCTCCACTATTCGCAACCATCCAACGGCAAACAAGTTTTTTCCCCTAAGAATTCTCACACCGTTTTAAAAATGATGGAAAAAGTTGTAGAAGCTGGTAGTGGTGAAGCTGCAAAGATTCCTGGATATCGCATTGCAGGTAAAACAGGTACTTCTGAAAAAGCTAATAATCAAGGTGGTTACGATTTAGAAGCTAAAATTACAAGTTTCGTGGGTATATTCCCTGTAGAAGCCCCACGCTATGCAATACTAGCTGTAGTTGATGAACCTCATGGAAAATATACTTTTGGATCTACTGTCGCTGCGCCTATTGTAGGTACGGTTATTCAAGGCATAATTAATGTTGAAGGTATACCACCTAGTCGTAAACAGAAATAG
- a CDS encoding group 1 glycosyl transferase has product MNILILCSTFPYPPSKGRKQLRTFQLLQYLSKRHQVTLLTRCNNEVEEKEIETLRQQPLELVIFPDKQNSEPLKLIDKAKRWGKYIQQKTPPEILDNYSTQMGEWVNKAMEEQRFDAIALEDCADEIYLDPQWHQQLKVVLNLHFSASGKYQQLLAMGDSENELKDQIHLGLQRRYEEYYLTKFSAIVTLNNLDKRIVKKLAPESVITVIPNGVDLNEFSRRPIKQIGEKLVFVGKMDNPVNIDAAKFLALEVFPAIRQRYPEAILKLVGAKPVAEIIELGNLPGVEVTGEVSSVVEYLHWATVCVIPIRQGYGLRNRTLEAMAVGVPLVASDRALAEFEVDGANVPLRAMRANTLEEYIYAIGRLFSEPKLRDKLAENARSLVIKEYTWDNVGKKYEQVLIN; this is encoded by the coding sequence ATGAATATATTAATTCTCTGCTCAACATTTCCCTATCCACCGAGCAAAGGTAGAAAACAACTAAGAACTTTTCAACTATTGCAATATCTTAGTAAGCGACATCAGGTTACTTTACTTACTCGTTGTAATAATGAGGTTGAAGAGAAGGAAATAGAAACCTTACGTCAACAACCTCTAGAGTTAGTAATCTTTCCCGATAAGCAAAATAGCGAACCTTTAAAGTTAATTGATAAAGCCAAGCGTTGGGGGAAATACATTCAACAGAAAACGCCCCCAGAAATTCTAGATAACTACTCTACACAAATGGGTGAGTGGGTAAACAAGGCGATGGAAGAGCAAAGATTTGACGCGATCGCTCTAGAAGACTGCGCCGATGAGATTTATCTCGATCCCCAATGGCATCAACAGTTAAAAGTGGTTTTAAATTTACATTTTTCCGCCTCTGGCAAATATCAACAACTATTAGCAATGGGTGACTCTGAAAATGAACTTAAGGATCAGATACATTTAGGGTTACAAAGACGTTACGAAGAATATTATCTCACCAAATTTAGCGCGATCGTCACTCTCAATAACCTAGATAAACGTATTGTCAAAAAACTAGCTCCCGAAAGTGTAATTACCGTAATACCTAATGGTGTTGATTTAAATGAGTTTTCCCGTCGCCCAATTAAGCAAATTGGAGAGAAACTAGTTTTTGTTGGGAAGATGGATAACCCTGTCAATATTGATGCAGCCAAATTTTTAGCTTTAGAAGTTTTTCCAGCCATTCGCCAACGCTACCCTGAAGCTATTTTAAAATTAGTGGGGGCAAAACCTGTCGCAGAAATTATCGAATTGGGTAATTTACCAGGAGTTGAGGTTACAGGTGAAGTTAGCAGTGTTGTAGAATATCTCCATTGGGCTACTGTCTGTGTAATTCCTATTCGTCAGGGATATGGGTTAAGAAATCGAACTTTGGAGGCGATGGCGGTAGGAGTACCTCTAGTTGCTAGCGATCGCGCTTTAGCAGAATTTGAAGTAGATGGTGCTAATGTACCTTTAAGAGCCATGCGAGCCAACACTTTAGAAGAATATATTTACGCTATTGGGCGTTTATTTTCTGAACCCAAATTAAGAGATAAGCTGGCGGAAAATGCTCGATCTCTAGTTATTAAAGAATATACTTGGGATAATGTAGGCAAAAAGTATGAACAGGTATTAATAAATTAA
- the ppx gene encoding exopolyphosphatase produces the protein MNQQIIAAIDIGTNSIHMVIVRIEPSLPSFTVIAVEKDTVRLGERDTTTGNLTPEAIKRSIDALRRCKDMATSLNASQIIAVATSATREAPNGEDFLRQIEAELGIVVNLISGREEARRIYLGVLSGMDFNEQPHIIIDIGGGSTELILADIHEARFLSSTKVGAVRLAKDMVTTDPISDLEFKALRSYVRGMLERSVEEIWQNLQLNEVPRTIGTSGTIETLAMIHARELGSIPDPLNGYEITRKDIERIVKKLAKMSYQERLAVPGMSEKRAEIIIPGAVILLEAMTMLKLNSIIICQRALREGMIVDWMLTHGLISSRLRYQNEVKKRNVLKIAHKYHVDLAYSERVAKFALTIFEQLQGKIHFWDEAEKELLWSAAILHNCGVYISHSAHHKHSYYLIRNAELLGYTELELEIIANIARYHRKSKPKKKHELYQKLPNKHEQLIVRQLSAILRLAIALDRRNKGAIAQVKCCYDPDCRCVELQIQPSEAGDNCSLELWNLSYKKEAFEEEFNVSLVATISENALPVNR, from the coding sequence ATGAACCAACAAATTATTGCAGCCATTGATATCGGGACAAACTCAATTCACATGGTAATTGTGCGAATAGAACCATCCCTACCATCCTTTACAGTTATCGCCGTTGAAAAAGACACCGTGCGTTTAGGAGAAAGGGATACTACTACAGGTAACTTAACTCCAGAAGCAATTAAACGTTCTATAGATGCCCTCAGACGCTGTAAGGATATGGCTACTAGCCTAAATGCTAGCCAGATTATCGCAGTTGCAACCAGTGCTACTAGAGAAGCTCCCAATGGAGAAGATTTTTTACGTCAAATTGAAGCGGAATTAGGGATTGTAGTTAATTTAATCTCTGGTCGTGAAGAAGCACGTAGAATCTATTTAGGTGTACTATCGGGGATGGATTTTAATGAGCAACCTCATATAATTATTGATATTGGCGGTGGTTCAACAGAATTAATTTTGGCAGATATTCACGAAGCCCGTTTCTTAAGCAGTACTAAGGTTGGTGCAGTGCGTTTAGCTAAAGATATGGTAACTACAGATCCCATTAGTGATCTGGAATTCAAAGCCTTGAGATCCTATGTTCGTGGGATGTTAGAACGATCTGTTGAAGAAATTTGGCAAAACTTACAGTTAAACGAAGTTCCTCGCACCATTGGTACTTCTGGTACAATTGAAACCCTCGCCATGATCCATGCAAGGGAATTAGGTTCTATTCCAGATCCGTTAAATGGGTATGAAATAACACGCAAAGATATAGAAAGAATTGTCAAGAAGTTGGCAAAAATGAGTTATCAGGAAAGATTAGCAGTACCTGGAATGTCTGAGAAAAGGGCAGAGATTATTATTCCTGGTGCAGTTATCTTACTCGAAGCGATGACAATGCTCAAGCTTAATTCCATCATCATCTGTCAAAGAGCCTTACGGGAAGGGATGATCGTAGATTGGATGCTAACTCATGGTTTAATTAGTAGTCGTTTACGCTATCAAAATGAGGTTAAAAAGCGTAATGTACTTAAAATTGCCCATAAATATCATGTGGATTTGGCTTATAGTGAACGTGTAGCTAAGTTTGCCTTGACTATATTTGAGCAATTACAGGGTAAAATCCACTTTTGGGATGAAGCGGAGAAAGAACTTTTATGGTCAGCAGCAATTTTACATAACTGCGGAGTTTATATTAGTCATTCTGCCCATCATAAGCATTCTTATTATTTAATTCGTAATGCAGAATTATTAGGATATACGGAATTAGAATTAGAAATAATTGCTAATATTGCCCGCTATCACCGTAAAAGTAAACCCAAGAAAAAACACGAATTATATCAGAAATTACCCAATAAACACGAACAATTAATCGTGCGACAATTGAGTGCAATTCTTAGATTAGCAATAGCTTTAGACCGTAGGAATAAAGGCGCGATCGCACAGGTGAAATGTTGCTACGATCCAGATTGTCGTTGTGTTGAGCTTCAAATCCAACCATCGGAAGCAGGGGATAATTGCTCTTTGGAATTGTGGAATTTAAGTTATAAGAAAGAAGCTTTTGAAGAGGAGTTTAATGTGTCTTTAGTGGCTACAATTTCTGAAAATGCTTTACCTGTTAATAGGTGA
- a CDS encoding 4-hydroxybenzoate polyprenyl transferase, with protein sequence MTNNQSIIEQPTWQKIIRLLRWDKPAGRLILMIPALWAVFLAAEGIPPIPLVGVIVLGTLATSAAGCVINDLWDKDIDPQVDRTKSRPLAARALSVKVGIIIFAIALICAAILAFYLNRLSFILCVMAVPVIVLYPLAKRVFPIPQLVLSIAWGFAVLISWTAVTATIEPATWLLWGATVAWTLGFDTGYALADREDDLKVGINSSAIFFGKYASYAIALFYAITVALLFCLGLNLNLGWAFWLSLLLATVGWIWQYLQLRQPDILPSVYGKVLGQNVWLGFTLLLGMILGYLYS encoded by the coding sequence ATGACTAACAATCAATCTATTATTGAACAACCTACTTGGCAAAAAATAATTCGTCTTTTACGTTGGGATAAACCAGCAGGAAGACTAATTTTAATGATTCCTGCTCTTTGGGCGGTATTCTTAGCAGCAGAAGGAATTCCCCCTATACCTTTGGTGGGAGTAATAGTATTAGGTACTTTAGCCACCAGTGCTGCAGGTTGTGTAATCAATGATCTTTGGGATAAAGATATAGATCCGCAGGTAGATAGAACAAAATCCCGTCCTCTAGCTGCGCGTGCTTTATCAGTTAAGGTGGGAATTATTATTTTTGCGATCGCCTTGATTTGTGCAGCTATCTTAGCTTTTTATCTTAATCGTCTCAGCTTTATTCTCTGTGTTATGGCTGTGCCTGTAATTGTTTTATATCCTCTGGCTAAACGAGTTTTTCCCATACCTCAATTGGTTTTATCTATAGCCTGGGGTTTTGCAGTTTTGATTAGTTGGACGGCGGTAACAGCCACAATTGAACCTGCAACTTGGTTACTTTGGGGGGCGACGGTTGCTTGGACTCTCGGTTTTGACACTGGTTATGCCTTGGCAGATCGTGAAGATGATTTGAAGGTAGGCATTAATTCTAGTGCTATCTTTTTCGGTAAATATGCAAGTTACGCGATCGCGCTCTTTTATGCTATCACTGTTGCTTTATTGTTTTGTTTAGGTCTTAATTTAAATCTCGGTTGGGCTTTTTGGCTTAGTTTACTTTTAGCTACTGTTGGTTGGATATGGCAATATTTACAGTTGCGTCAACCTGATATTCTTCCCTCTGTGTATGGCAAAGTTTTAGGGCAAAATGTTTGGTTGGGTTTTACTTTACTACTGGGTATGATTTTGGGGTATTTGTATTCTTAG
- a CDS encoding restriction endonuclease, whose product MSIPDFQTLMLPLLQFTGDKQEHSFKEAIPYLANQFNLTEEERKELLPSGKQSKFTNRVYWTKTHLEKAGLLTSPQRGVFTITKEGLKVLKKKLTSINMKFLEQYHCYYQFRTSSSNEQLENHCSIELERETPEEALENAYQQLQKTLAIEILENIKQCSPNFFESLVVNLLVKMGYGGSKKEAGQALQRTRDEGINGIIKEDRLGLDIIYLQAKRWENIVGRPEIQKFVGALQGQKAKKGIFITTSDFTRDAIDYVSKIDIKIILLNGNRLTELMIEYNVGVTSIAQYEVKRIDSDYFIEDS is encoded by the coding sequence ATGTCGATTCCAGATTTTCAAACTTTGATGCTTCCTCTACTTCAATTTACAGGAGATAAACAAGAACATTCATTTAAAGAAGCTATTCCTTATTTAGCTAATCAATTTAATTTAACAGAGGAAGAAAGGAAGGAATTATTACCTAGTGGAAAACAATCAAAGTTTACTAATCGAGTGTATTGGACTAAAACCCATTTAGAAAAAGCAGGTTTGCTAACTTCTCCACAAAGAGGTGTTTTTACGATCACTAAAGAAGGATTAAAAGTTTTAAAAAAGAAACTAACATCTATTAATATGAAATTTTTGGAGCAATACCATTGCTATTATCAGTTTAGAACTTCTAGTAGTAATGAGCAATTAGAAAATCATTGTTCTATAGAATTAGAAAGGGAAACACCTGAAGAAGCTTTGGAAAATGCCTATCAACAATTACAAAAAACCTTGGCTATAGAAATATTGGAAAATATTAAACAATGTTCGCCTAATTTCTTTGAGTCTTTAGTTGTAAATTTACTTGTAAAAATGGGCTATGGGGGTTCAAAAAAAGAAGCTGGTCAAGCTTTACAACGTACTAGAGATGAAGGTATAAACGGTATTATTAAAGAAGATAGATTAGGTTTAGATATTATTTATTTGCAGGCAAAACGTTGGGAAAATATTGTTGGAAGACCAGAAATACAAAAATTCGTGGGTGCGCTTCAAGGACAAAAAGCTAAAAAAGGAATATTTATCACTACTTCCGATTTTACAAGAGATGCGATAGATTATGTATCTAAAATTGATATTAAAATCATCTTACTTAATGGCAATAGATTAACTGAATTGATGATAGAATATAATGTAGGCGTTACATCAATTGCTCAATATGAGGTCAAAAGAATTGATTCTGATTATTTTATTGAAGATTCATAA